One region of Leishmania panamensis strain MHOM/PA/94/PSC-1 chromosome 28 sequence genomic DNA includes:
- a CDS encoding hypothetical protein (TriTrypDB/GeneDB-style sysID: LpmP.28.3090), whose amino-acid sequence MRHKGWFSKHELQRIALGTLAVYADSDASGISFYSAFSQTAAPMASGAASSERTSIVNQLNPLDVAQQSLGSRKRTDACGTVTAECEAGSFSSMRQWLLWLKATMKWSVIVLFVRRREAQTPVCGEKGSRSGLLGSSVDW is encoded by the coding sequence ATGCGGCACAAGGGGTGGTTCAGCAAgcatgagctgcagcgcattgcACTGGGGACTCTTGCGGTGTACGCTGATAGTGATGCTAGCGGGATATCCTTCTACTCGGCGTTTTCccaaacagcagcgcctaTGGCAAGTGGCGCTGCAAGCAGTGAGCGTACGTCCATCGTGAACCAGCTGAATCCTTTGGACGTCGCTCAGCAGTCCTTAGGATCGAGGAAGCGAACGGATGCATGTGGAACGGTGACGGCCGAGTGTGAGGCAGGCAGTTTCTCTAGCATGCGTCAatggctgctgtggctgaaGGCGACGATGAAGTGGTCCGTCATCGTTTTGTTTGTCAGGCGCCGTGAGGCACAGACCCCAGTCTGTGGAGAGAAAGGGTCACGAAGCGGCTTGCTTGGTAGCAGTGTGGACTGGTAG